From the genome of Leptolyngbyaceae cyanobacterium:
TCGCAGTTTGTTTATAGCGTACCAGAATATCTCGCCACGCCAGGAAGTAAAACAACTCCCGATAGCGCCATAAGTCTTTCCAATATTGCTTTTCAGTGCGACCGGCTTCGATAATTAATTCTGTTTGACTCTGATAACTCATAAATTTAATCAAGCACAACCATAGGGATTAACTTTTTAAGTTGAAGGCGAAGCAATCGATCGCATTTCACACCACTAACCATAACAGGTTGGCTAGTTAATGTAACTTTTACAACACCTTTTTTAGATAGGCAATTCTAAAAGTCCGGGTGTTGTAGAGTCTCGGCTGACTCGTAAAGTTCCCCTATCCCACACTTAAGATATCACTCCTGGCAAGACCGTCAAGTTTGTTAAACAAGAGATTGACTGCTGCCTTTCGTACTGCCGTCAAGATACAAATTTTTTTCGCATCTATCTTAGGGAGTAGAGGTATTCGTGGGTTGGCTTGGTGGCAACTTACACTTAACTTCAATTTCAAAATTGCTTTCTGCGGAACCTTCAGTTAAAAAGGGAATACCTGTTTTTCCACCCAGCTTAATACCAAATTTAATCGTGACTTCTTCTACTTCCGCATCCGTAAAATTCTTGAAAGCGCCTAGCACAAATTTGGTATAACTGCGAATTTGTTTGTGAACTTGCTGGATGTCTACCACAGGTAGTCCAACACCGCGAGTTATAGGTTCATCATCTTCGAGTTCTGGGACATCGTATTCTGTGTCTGACGGTTGGATGAAAAGTTCGTACTCCGTACCGTCTTCTTCTTTGACGAGTAGGCGTTCTACTTCTGACATGAGTAACTTTGGTTATTTGCTGACTGCTATGTTGGTAAGGATACTCTAAAACGTCCGTATGCCAGATAAGGTTGTATGGTTCGATATGCGCTGGTAATTGGGATTGCTAATTATGAGAAGATTAGCCCAAATTTACCCAAAGCTGTGATTGATGCGGAGGCAATTGCCCAAATTCTGGAAAAACAGGGTAATTTTCAGGATGTGGAACGCTTACCGAGACGGTGGATAAAGGATGAAAACCGTTGGGAAGTGGCGCTGGATAAGAAACTGACGGCGAAAGATTTGGGTGAGGCGCTGAAAATGTTTTTGCTGGAAAA
Proteins encoded in this window:
- a CDS encoding CU044_2847 family protein, with protein sequence MSEVERLLVKEEDGTEYELFIQPSDTEYDVPELEDDEPITRGVGLPVVDIQQVHKQIRSYTKFVLGAFKNFTDAEVEEVTIKFGIKLGGKTGIPFLTEGSAESNFEIEVKCKLPPSQPTNTSTP